In one Mastacembelus armatus chromosome 19, fMasArm1.2, whole genome shotgun sequence genomic region, the following are encoded:
- the LOC113135780 gene encoding pepsin A-like: MNHRLSLEKGKSARELLEEQGLWDEYRLKYPYNPMVKFDQRFAVANEPMTNDADLSYYGVISIGTPPQSFRVIFDTGSSNLWVPSIYCSSTACNNHNKYNPSKSSTYKYSGTPLDIHYGTGSMTGFLAYDTVTVGGLPVTNQIFGLSETEAPFMQYMRADGILGLAYPRLSNAGATPVFDNMMNEGLVNQDLFSVYLTSNSQQGSAVTFGGVDPNHYYGPISWIPLSNELYWQITVDSVTVNGQVVACNGGCQAIVDTGTSLIVGPQSSINNINSWLGATSQNGDYIVNCNNIGQMPDLTFHIHGQQFTLPASAYVRQSQYYGCRTGFSGSGDSLWILGDVFIRQYYSIFNRAQNMVGLARAR; encoded by the exons ATGAATCACAGGCTCTCTCTGGAGAAGGGAAAGTCTGCCAGAGAGCTCCTGGAGGAGCAGGGTCTCTGGGACGAGTACAGACTTAAGTACCCTTACAACCCCATGGTCAAATTTGATCAGCGCTTTGCCGTGGCCAATGAGCCCATGACCAATGATGCTGAT CTGTCTTACTATGGCGTCATCTCCATTGGAACTCCTCCTCAGTCCTTCAGGGTCATCTTTGATACTGGCTCTTCCAACCTCTGGGTGCCCTCCATTTATTGTAGCAGTACAGCCTGCA ACAATCATAATAAGTATAACCCCAGCAAAAGCAGCACCTACAAGTACAGTGGTACACCTCTTGATATCCACTATGGCACTGGCAGCATGACTGGTTTTCTTGCCTATGACACTGTGACG GTGGGTGGGCTCCCTGTGACAAACCAGATCTTTGGCTTGAGTGAGACTGAAGCTCCCTTCATGCAGTACATGCGTGCTGATGGTATCCTGGGCCTGGCCTACCCACGCCTGTCTAATGCTGGGGCTACACCTGTCTTTGACAACATGATGAATGAGGGCCTGGTCAACCAGGACCTCTTCTCCGTCTACTTGACCTC TAACTCTCAGCAAGGGAGTGCGGTGACCTTTGGTGGTGTTGACCCCAACCACTACTATGGTCCCATCAGCTGGATTCCCCTCTCCAATGAACTGTACTGGCAGATCACAGTGGACAG TGTTACTGTCAATGGTCAGGTTGTGGCTTGCAATGGTGGTTGCCAGGCTATTGTGGATACTGGCACTTCCTTGATCGTTGGACCTCAGAGcagcatcaacaacatcaacagtTGGCTGGGAGCTACTAGCCAGAACGGAGAT TATATTGTCAACTGTAACAACATTGGCCAAATGCCTGATCTGACCTTCCACATTCATGGACAGCAATTCACCCTGCCAGCCTCTGCCTATGTCCGTCAG TCTCAGTACTACGGCTGCCGTACTGGCTTCAGCGGTAGCGGTGACAGCTTGTGGATCCTGGGTGATGTCTTCATCAGACAGTACTATTCCATCTTCAACAGAGCCCAGAATATGGTGGGTCTGGCTAGGGCTAGATAA